One Oryza brachyantha chromosome 3, ObraRS2, whole genome shotgun sequence DNA segment encodes these proteins:
- the LOC102711247 gene encoding protein trichome birefringence-like 34, with protein MCHDRGRDLRAESGASPSSIEMTGSTPPRKSRSAVLVVAAGGEGGVEDAWRSAGEAAKKTTAAACGAMHARVWGVSPRSHFSSFVLLLLLLFVVLAVSVNTKNAAAGEARHRAPPLPPPATDDPPSGETGGGGDEECDLFSGRWVYDEAAYPLYRESACRFMSEQWACEKYGRADLRYQHWRWQPHGCDLPRFDAVKLLEKLRDKRLVFVGDSLNRNQWASMVCLIDTGAPELHTTLNSSRSLVTFKIHEYNASVDFYWSPLLVESNSDHPLRHRIADRIVRAASINKHAMHWTDADVLVFNSYLWWQRPAMKVLWGSFDNPPPAAAAAEGDRYAVYKVIDSLRAYELAVRTWADWMEFHVDRARTQLFFMTMSPTHLRSDEWEAGSDHQCYGETEPIAAAAEGHHRGGGSGTDMAFARAVEAQVRRLAERGVAVRLLNVTQLSDPRKDAHPSVHRRYWDPITDEQRRNPSSYADCIHWCLPGVPDVWNQLLYAHLVS; from the exons ATGTGCCATGACAGAGGCCGTGATTTGCGTGCAGAATCAGGAG cttcgccgtcgtcgatcGAGATGACCGGGAGCACTCCGCCGCGGAAGAGCAGGAGCGctgtcctcgtcgtcgccgccggcggcgagggtggcgtcGAGGACGCGTGGCGGAGTGCCGGAGAGGCGGCGAAGAAGACGACCGCTGCCGCCTGCGGTGCCATGCACGCGAGGGTGTGGGGCGTCAGCCCCCGGAGCCACTTCAGCTCGTTcgtgctgctcctgctcctgctgttcgtcgtcctcgccgtctccgtcaACACCAAGaacgctgccgccggcgaggcgcgtcaccgcgcgccgcccctgccaccgccggcgacagacgacccc CCGTCCGGCgagaccggcggcggcggcgacgaggagtgCGACCTCTTCTCCGGCAGGTGGGTGTACGACGAGGCGGCGTACCCGCTGTACAGGGAGAGCGCGTGCAGGTTCATGTCGGAGCAGTGGGCGTGCGAGAAGTACGGCAGGGCGGACCTCCGGTACCAGCATTGGAGGTGGCAACCCCATGGCTGCGACCTTCCTCG GTTTGACGCGGTGAAGCTGTTGGAGAAGCTGCGAGACAAGCGGCTGGTGTTCGTCGGCGACTCGCTGAACCGGAACCAGTGGGCGTCCATGGTCTGCCTCATCGACACCGGCGCGCCGGAGCTCCACACCACCCTCAACTCCTCTCGATCACTCGTCACCTTCAAGATCCac GAGTACAACGCGTCGGTGGACTTCTACTGGTCGCCGTTGCTGGTGGAGTCCAACTCCGACCACCCGCTGCGCCACCGCATCGCCGACCGAatcgtccgcgccgcctccatcAACAAGCACGCCATGCACTGGACcgacgccgacgtcctcgTCTTCAACTCCTACCTCTGGTGGCAGCGCCCCGCCATGAAAGTCCT GTGGGGGTCGTTCGAcaacccgccgccggcggcggcggctgcggaggGGGACAGGTACGCGGTGTACAAGGTGATCGACAGCCTGCGCGCGTACGAGCTGGCGGTGAGGACGTGGGCCGACTGGATGGAGTTCCACGTCGACCGCGCCCGCACCCAGCTCTTCTTCATGACCATGTCGCCGACGCACCTCCGCTCCGACGAGTGGGAGGCCGGCAGCGACCACCAGTGCTACGGCGAGACGGAGCcgatcgcggcggcggcggaggggcaCCACCGCGGCGGGGGGAGCGGGACGGACATGGCTTTCGCGCGCGCGGTGGAGGCGCAGGTGCGCCGTCTCGCCGAGCGCGGCGTGGCGGTGCGGCTGCTCAACGTGACGCAGCTGTCGGATCCCCGCAAGGACGCGCACCCGTCGGTGCACCGCCGGTACTGGGACCCCATCACCGACGAGCAGCGACGCAACCCCAGCAGCTACGCCGACTGCATCCACTGGTGCCTCCCCGGCGTCCCCGACGTCTGGAACCAGCTCCTCTACGCACACCTCGTCTCATGA
- the LOC102711523 gene encoding protein trichome birefringence-like 33, with protein MHPATMKGALAAAVVALLAAAGPAFFFPVADAQESLSELLPFAVGAAPEGCDVGKGEWVRDEAARPWYAEEECPYIQPQLTCQAHGRPDAAYQHWRWQPRGCDLPSFNATAVLEMLRGKRMLFVGDSLLREQYVSLLCLLHRAIPDASKSFEAVDSLSIFRAKDHDATIEFYWAPMLAESSSDDGADHHLADRVIRGAPMNKHSRFWKGADVLVFNSYLWWMTGDKIQILRGADEDMSKDIVEMEAEEAYRLVLHQVVRWVEHNVDPKNARVFFVTASPTHASGGEDGGNCYGQTSPVAAADAESYHGSTSGRMLQVAGEVLAASRVPVGVVNITRMSELRRDAHTQTYKEQWAQPAAEQAADPRSYADCTHWCLPGVPDAWNELLYWKLFFPARDQAI; from the exons ATGCACCCAGCCACAATGAAGggggcgctcgccgccgccgtcgtcgccctcctcgccgccgccgggccggCATTCTTCTtccccgtcgccgacgcccaG GAGTCGCTGTCGGAGCTGCTGCCGTTCGCCGtcggggcggcgccggaggggTGCGACGTCGGGAAGGGGGAGTGGGTGcgcgacgaggcggcgcggccgtggtacgccgaggaggagtgccCCTACATCCAACCGCAGCTGACGTGCCAGGCGCACGGCCGCCCCGACGCCGCCTACCAGCACTGGCGCTGGCAGCCGCGCGGCTGCGACCTCCCCAG CTTCAACGCGACGGCGGTGCTGGAGATGCTGCGCGGGAAGCGGATGCTGTTCGTCGGCGACTCGCTGCTTCGGGAGCAGTACGTCTCGCTGCTGTGCCTCCTCCACCGCGCCATCCCCGACGCCTCCAAATCCTTCGAGGCCGTCGACTCGCTCAGCATCTTCAGGGCCAAGGACCACGACGCCACCATCGAGTTCTACTGGGCGCCCATGCTCGCCGAGTCCagctccgacgacggcgccgaccaccacctcgccgaccGCGTCATCCGCGGCGCCCCCATGAACAAGCACTCGAGGTTCTGGAAGGGCGCCGACGTCCTCGTCTTCAACTCCTACCTCTGGTGGATGACCGGGGACAAGATCCAGATCCT GAGAGGCGCCGACGAGGACATGAGCAAGGACATCGTGGAgatggaggcggaggaggcgtaCCGGCTGGTGCTGCACCAGGTGGTCCGGTGGGTGGAGCACAACGTGGACCCCAAGAACGCGCGGGTGTTCTTCGTCACGGCGTCGCCGACGCacgccagcggcggcgaggacggcggcaaCTGCTACGGCCAgacgtcgccggtcgccgccgcggacgcGGAGTCCTACCACGGGAGCACGAGCGGGCGGATGCTgcaggtcgccggcgaggtgctGGCGGCGTCGCGGGTGCCCGTCGGGGTGGTGAACATCACCCGGATGTCGGAGCTCCGCCGCGACGCGCACACGCAGACCTACAAGGAGCAGTGGGctcagccggcggcggagcaggccGCCGACCCGAGGAGCTACGCCGACTGCACCCACTGGTGCCTCCCCGGCGTGCCCGACGCATGGAACGAGCTGCTCTACTGGAAGCTCTTCTTCCCCGCGCGCGACCAGGCCATCTGA